The DNA region TTCAACGAAGAGTTCCAGGAGATGATCACCCGCCACGCCTGGGGCGATATCTGGACGCGCCCGGGCCTGCCGCGCCACACCCGCAGCCTGGTGACCATCGCCATGCTCATCGGCATGAACCGCGAGGGCGAGCTGCGCCTGCACCTGCGCGCCGCGAAGAACAACGGCGTGACTCGCGACGAGATCAAGGAAGTGATCATGCAGAGCGCCATCTACTGCGGCATCCCCGCCGCCAA from Pseudomonas tohonis includes:
- the pcaC gene encoding 4-carboxymuconolactone decarboxylase: MDEKERYEAGMQVRRAVLGDAHVDRSLQNLTPFNEEFQEMITRHAWGDIWTRPGLPRHTRSLVTIAMLIGMNREGELRLHLRAAKNNGVTRDEIKEVIMQSAIYCGIPAANATFHLAESVWDELGVESLQD